A region from the Bacteroidales bacterium genome encodes:
- a CDS encoding argininosuccinate synthase, which produces MKEKVILAYSGGLDTSVILKWLIDKGYDVIAYIADVGQDDDFDAAREKALKIGASKVYIEDLKEEFVTDYIFPAIRANAVYEGRYLMGTSLARPLIAKKQIEIADAEKAAYVAHGATGKGNDQVRFELTYYALNPKIKVLSPWKTAEFLNEFKGRSDMIAYAQAKGIPVKATISKPYSEDDNLMHISHEAGVLEDPAYKPGKDIFTKILLPQNAPDKETHIEIHFKDGTPVKVVNTDDGTVKEKPLELFMYLNKLGSENGIGLLDMVENRFVGIKSRGVYETPGATILHVAHMDIEGIAMDREVMRLRNMLSPVFAEIVYNGFWFSPEMDFLMAAINKSQEVIDGKVFLTLYKGNVIVDGRESPSSLYNKELSSMDIEGGFNQMDSAGFIKINAIRLMAHHAILQVRKANGRI; this is translated from the coding sequence ATGAAGGAAAAAGTAATACTTGCGTACAGTGGTGGGCTGGATACTTCAGTCATATTGAAATGGTTGATTGACAAAGGATATGATGTGATTGCCTACATAGCCGATGTAGGGCAGGATGATGATTTTGACGCCGCCCGAGAAAAAGCTCTGAAAATAGGAGCATCGAAGGTGTATATCGAAGACCTGAAGGAAGAATTTGTTACAGACTATATTTTTCCGGCTATACGTGCCAATGCAGTATATGAAGGCCGGTATCTCATGGGTACGTCACTGGCCCGGCCTCTGATTGCCAAAAAGCAGATTGAAATTGCCGATGCGGAAAAGGCGGCTTATGTGGCGCATGGAGCTACCGGGAAAGGTAATGACCAGGTCCGGTTTGAGCTGACCTATTATGCCCTGAATCCTAAAATCAAAGTTCTTTCCCCCTGGAAGACGGCTGAATTCCTTAATGAATTCAAGGGAAGAAGCGATATGATTGCCTATGCGCAGGCGAAAGGCATTCCCGTGAAAGCCACCATCAGCAAACCATACAGTGAAGATGACAACCTGATGCATATCAGTCATGAGGCAGGAGTTCTGGAAGATCCGGCATATAAACCGGGGAAGGATATATTTACCAAAATTCTGCTGCCCCAGAATGCACCCGATAAAGAAACTCATATAGAAATCCATTTCAAAGACGGTACCCCGGTGAAGGTGGTTAATACGGATGATGGCACTGTAAAGGAAAAGCCGCTGGAACTTTTTATGTACCTTAACAAACTTGGTTCCGAAAACGGAATCGGTTTGCTTGATATGGTTGAAAACCGTTTTGTTGGCATCAAATCGAGGGGTGTTTATGAAACACCCGGGGCAACCATTTTGCATGTAGCCCATATGGACATCGAAGGTATTGCCATGGACCGTGAAGTGATGCGTCTGCGCAATATGCTGTCTCCGGTTTTCGCCGAAATTGTATATAACGGATTCTGGTTCAGCCCCGAGATGGATTTTCTGATGGCTGCCATCAATAAAAGCCAGGAAGTAATTGACGGAAAAGTATTTTTAACTCTTTATAAAGGCAATGTCATTGTTGACGGGCGGGAGTCTCCCAGTTCCCTCTACAATAAAGAATTGTCGAGTATGGATATTGAAGGAGGTTTCAACCAGATGGACAGTGCCGGTTTTATTAAGATCAATGCCATCCGTCTTATGGCACATCATGCTATCCTGCAGGTCAGGAAGGCTAATGGCAGAATCTGA